In Alkalihalobacillus sp. AL-G, the genomic stretch AGCTTCTTGCCAATGAACTCCCTTCGTTTGGAATTGAGGTAACATTTGTATCCTTTGAAGATAAGGTGAGTATTCAATCGGCTATTCAACCAAATACTGTTTTACTGTATACTGAATCAATCACGAACCCATTGCTCCGGGTCGAGGATATCGAACAACTAGTTCGAATCGGTAAAAAGCATAACGTACATACGATGGTCGATAATACATTTGCGTCCCCTTATTTACTTCAGCCTTATTTAAATGGAGTTTCTCTAGTCGTGCACAGTGCGACCAAATATATCGGTGGGCACTCGGATGTTACTGCAGGGGTCGTGGCTGGAGATGAAGCTCTCATTGAAAAAGCAAAATCGAAGGTCGTCAACTTGGGGAGTAACCTAAGTCCTTTTGAAGCCTGGCTTGCATGTAGGGGAATGAAGACATTAAGTGTCCGTATGGAGCGACATGTTAAAAATGCTGAACTTCTTGCTGGCTTCTTGAGTGGATGCGATGGTATCGGGCAGGTCTATTATCCGAAAAATGCTTCAGAAAAAGGCAATGGAGCGATTGTAACCGTCTCATTGGATGAAGGGATCGATGCAAACGAGTTTTGTGAGAAGCTTGATTGGATCGGGGTGGTCCCAACATTAGCAGGAGTAGAAACTACGGTATCTTATCCATTAGGAACGTCCCACCGGGCATTACCACCTTCAGAACAAAAGAAGCTCGGCATTCATAAAAATTTAATTCGAATTTCTGTTGGAATAGAAGATTTTGAGGATATCAGAGAAGCGTTTGCAAATGCATTAAAGTAAAGGTTTGTTGGAAAATCGGGGAGATCCACAAGTTCGTGGCACTCCCTAATTAATGAATTATAGCAACCTAATACAAATACTGAAGATAACACTTGCATAAGATATGCACCTATGATATATTAGTAATTGTCCGATTCAAAAGTATAAGGAATCGGAAACATAAATAATACCGTCGCGGGGTGGAGCACGTAGGAATAAACTACGGAGCATAAACTTCAGCGTACAGATTGAGAAGCGTCTTGCATAGCATTCTGAAATCTGGACGACAGTCCTTTGTTAGAGGAAGGGACAGTCAAAAAACTACGGAGGAATAACATCGTCCGTATCATATTATCGTCGCGGGGTGGAGCAGTCTGGTAGCTCGTCGGGCTCATAACCCGAAGGTCATAGGTTCAAATCCTATCCCCGCAACCAATTAAAAATTCATTGAACTACGTCGATTAACATCCAGGCTCAATGAATATCAGGAGTACCTGATAGGGTGCAACCGATTTAAGTCCATTGCACCACTATAAATAGTTGTCAAAGCTCAATGAACATCAGTAGTACCCGGTAGAGTGCAACCAACTTAAAACTTTCAACGCCGAATATACATCGAAGTTAGTTTTAGATCGTAGTACCCGAAAGGGTGCAACCAATTTTAACCTTAAATTAATTACATATATATGGACCCGTGGTGTAGGGGTTAACATGCCTGCCTGTCACGCAGGAGATCGCCGGTTCAAATCCGGTCGGGTCCGCCATTAACATGAAACAACGGTTTCGTGTTTTTTTATTTGAGGAAAGTATAACTTGTCACATGAACAATAGTCGACGTAAAGGAAAAGTTCAAGTCCCAACATAAGCATAACTAAGGTTCAACCTGCTTTAAGACTTTGCATTGCCAAGTTTTTATATTTTTACAAAATAATAATAAATTCGCTACCCTTCCACAGTATTCGCTACTGTGGTTTTTTTATTTACCCCGACATATGATATGGCCTAAAAAAATTGTTGTGTATTTTTCAATTTTCCTTAAAATTACATATCGTTCTTAGAAAGAACACCTTCTTCGGTTATTATTCAAATCTTATTAAAAAAAATTGAATCACCAAAAGGGTTGATGTACTGATAGTGTAAGCGTTACCAAATTAACAGATTAGTCCCAATTGTCAAAAAACTAGTCAAAAAGCTAGTTGACCAATTAAAAAAACGGGTGTAATATTGTCCTCAATTAAATTTTCTGACAACTAACGAGTAACCATCAGAAATTTTTTTTATCAATCGAGTTACAAAACAATAATGAAAGGAGCGATCAACATGAGCGAAC encodes the following:
- a CDS encoding PLP-dependent aspartate aminotransferase family protein, with translation MSTFRFDSKTVHFHKRITSESVSKAQPIYQTSAFKFRNLDELEGFFQGVKPYMYSRVSNPNTDDLGTGVAQLEGAPAGIATSSGISAILAGILSVTEQGSHIVACEDLYGGTYQLLANELPSFGIEVTFVSFEDKVSIQSAIQPNTVLLYTESITNPLLRVEDIEQLVRIGKKHNVHTMVDNTFASPYLLQPYLNGVSLVVHSATKYIGGHSDVTAGVVAGDEALIEKAKSKVVNLGSNLSPFEAWLACRGMKTLSVRMERHVKNAELLAGFLSGCDGIGQVYYPKNASEKGNGAIVTVSLDEGIDANEFCEKLDWIGVVPTLAGVETTVSYPLGTSHRALPPSEQKKLGIHKNLIRISVGIEDFEDIREAFANALK